A single region of the Rubrobacter aplysinae genome encodes:
- a CDS encoding ArgE/DapE family deacylase — translation MNHQSYKTGGGSSYDAQAIAGAVDSYRDEIVRLLQDFIRIPTINPPGEAYEDFVGFMGGVLGELGYEVEVLRVPEERLEELAAHGKGLPRPNLVARLEGAGEGPRVHLNGHYDVVPVGNDWSREPFGGELVDGRIYGRGATDMKSGLVAQIFAVEALRRAGVPWRGAIVQSAVPDEETVGVTNAGAYYLVEQGVIHRDNTDAVIITEPFGSEGVGIGHKGAIWGEITIHGQQAHGSSPLLGVNAVEMAAEYLAAIDAELRPKLSERLCEYAVTPSESVHSTLSFDTIEGGVATNIVPDRCTLSFNRRLLPGEELEAARQELLGPLERVSDGQSRFRYHYNETYATPPTLVSDEEPLVKTAQQTISSLGLTPKLLISAGSDDQRFVVHNAGITNSIIYGPGRTGESHTSDESIDVEELVTTVKGLALTLAATLTPDAGADRPQG, via the coding sequence ATGAACCACCAGAGCTACAAGACAGGCGGCGGCAGCTCCTATGATGCCCAGGCGATAGCTGGAGCCGTGGACTCGTATCGCGACGAGATCGTGCGTTTGTTGCAAGACTTTATCCGCATACCGACGATCAACCCTCCCGGCGAGGCTTACGAGGACTTCGTTGGCTTCATGGGGGGAGTGCTCGGGGAGCTCGGCTACGAGGTCGAGGTGCTGCGCGTGCCGGAAGAGCGCCTGGAGGAGCTCGCCGCTCACGGTAAAGGCCTGCCGCGGCCCAACCTGGTGGCGCGGCTAGAGGGAGCCGGTGAGGGGCCCCGGGTGCATCTCAACGGCCACTACGACGTGGTCCCGGTTGGCAACGACTGGAGCAGGGAGCCTTTCGGCGGCGAGCTCGTGGACGGGAGGATCTACGGTCGAGGCGCCACCGACATGAAGAGCGGGCTCGTGGCCCAGATCTTCGCCGTCGAGGCTCTGCGGCGGGCCGGGGTGCCCTGGAGAGGCGCCATCGTCCAGAGCGCGGTCCCGGACGAGGAGACCGTGGGAGTCACGAACGCCGGCGCCTACTACCTGGTCGAGCAGGGGGTGATACACAGGGACAACACCGACGCCGTGATCATCACGGAGCCCTTCGGCTCGGAAGGCGTGGGTATAGGCCACAAGGGTGCTATCTGGGGTGAGATCACGATCCACGGCCAACAGGCCCACGGAAGCTCGCCGCTGCTCGGGGTGAACGCCGTGGAGATGGCCGCCGAGTACCTCGCCGCCATCGACGCCGAGCTGCGGCCCAAGCTGAGCGAGCGGCTCTGCGAGTACGCCGTTACGCCATCCGAATCGGTGCATTCGACGCTCTCTTTCGACACCATCGAGGGAGGCGTCGCCACCAACATCGTGCCCGACCGCTGCACGCTCAGCTTCAATCGCCGTCTTCTGCCCGGTGAAGAGCTCGAGGCCGCGAGACAAGAGTTGTTGGGGCCGTTGGAGAGGGTTAGCGACGGCCAGTCGAGGTTCCGCTATCACTACAACGAAACCTACGCCACGCCCCCCACGCTAGTGTCCGACGAGGAGCCGCTCGTCAAGACGGCCCAACAGACCATAAGCTCGCTGGGCCTGACTCCGAAGCTCCTGATCTCCGCCGGCAGCGACGATCAGCGGTTCGTAGTCCACAATGCCGGTATTACCAACAGCATTATCTACGGGCCGGGGCGCACCGGAGAGTCGCACACCTCGGATGAGAGCATCGACGTGGAAGAGCTAGTCACCACGGTCAAGGGCCTGGCGCTAACGCTGGCCGCCACGCTGACGCCGGATGCCGGCGCCGACCGGCCACAAGGGTAG
- a CDS encoding SDR family NAD(P)-dependent oxidoreductase, translating into MRDFSQIFSLDGKTALVVGAGRGIGHAAALGLADFGSRVLCADIDGAEDTASEISSRGGAAESVALDMLDPDSIRETAGRVGAVDVLVSSPSINVRKRLLDVTDEEFDRVIDLNMKGNLRLMRVFGERMRQQGGGSIILFSSIRATVVEPGQGVYAATKAGTLQMARALASELGEDGVRVNAIAPGVVDTPLTQKIKDDPEWYEAYASKSVLGRWAEPEEFVGPVVYLASEASSYVTGSYMLVDGGWTAADGRFEPPL; encoded by the coding sequence TTGAGAGATTTCAGCCAGATATTTAGCCTCGACGGCAAGACCGCGCTCGTGGTCGGCGCGGGGCGGGGGATAGGGCACGCGGCGGCCCTCGGCCTCGCGGACTTCGGTAGCCGGGTCCTGTGCGCCGACATAGACGGGGCTGAGGATACGGCCTCGGAGATCTCCTCCCGTGGGGGCGCGGCGGAGTCGGTCGCGCTGGATATGCTAGATCCGGATTCGATCCGGGAGACCGCCGGGCGCGTGGGCGCTGTGGACGTGCTCGTAAGCTCGCCGAGCATAAACGTCCGCAAGCGGTTGCTGGATGTGACAGACGAGGAGTTCGACCGGGTAATCGACCTGAACATGAAGGGCAACCTGCGCCTGATGCGCGTCTTCGGAGAACGAATGCGGCAGCAGGGAGGCGGGAGCATCATCTTGTTCTCCAGCATCCGGGCGACGGTGGTTGAGCCCGGGCAGGGAGTCTACGCGGCCACGAAGGCCGGCACCCTCCAGATGGCCCGCGCCCTAGCGAGCGAGCTCGGGGAAGACGGGGTGCGCGTGAACGCCATCGCTCCCGGTGTCGTCGATACACCCCTCACGCAGAAGATCAAGGACGACCCTGAATGGTACGAGGCTTACGCCAGCAAGTCCGTGCTGGGCCGTTGGGCCGAGCCGGAGGAGTTCGTGGGCCCGGTGGTCTATCTGGCCTCGGAGGCGAGCTCGTACGTTACGGGATCTTACATGCTGGTAGACGGTGGCTGGACCGCCGCGGACGGCCGCTTCGAGCCCCCGCTGTAG
- a CDS encoding sodium:solute symporter family protein, translating to MDTFSIVITVSLIAYLLIGVYVSRNLKGLDDFYVMGRNASPFLICGTLLATSTSSVALIGYTGGAYSIGPLYFLLVSATSLIGNLFVGFYLGRYLRRLKLWTLPDFFSARYPSELTRGTSTVIVLASMILYLTAVLLGVNIVLGIVFGWGTIVSLLVTIGLVTTFTLLGGMRGVVITDTVMFVVFFLAAVALAPFILSAAGGWPGAFQTASVELPQFVRWRGAYGTLEAVSLFIELGIVGLVLVTASPPMISRAYIARSEKSLARGMIYLALLLPIFGYCFIYIFGLMPLVNPDLDPENAFPWAATNLVPSLLGAVALAGIVAAVLSTASSLFQQAAATLSRDIYQRYLNPGVSDTKLLVISRLCVLLVAVVVFVVTARPEIGSFGVLYGYLFAAAFWAAWLPALYAGVMWRGATTAAAAWSMIGGGVIALLVGIGRVYEVTPQWLPPSVCALLGAAVILIAISMSTRSSEQEIEVYERMRKPERLEDTPEEAGADARS from the coding sequence ATGGACACGTTCAGTATAGTCATTACCGTTTCCCTAATCGCTTATCTGCTCATAGGGGTATACGTATCTCGCAATCTCAAGGGTCTCGACGACTTCTACGTCATGGGCCGCAACGCCTCTCCTTTCCTGATCTGTGGCACGTTGCTCGCGACGAGCACTAGTAGTGTCGCCCTCATAGGCTATACCGGCGGCGCATACTCTATCGGGCCGCTGTACTTCCTGCTAGTAAGCGCCACCTCCCTTATAGGGAACCTGTTTGTAGGGTTCTATCTCGGCCGCTACCTCAGACGCCTGAAGCTGTGGACGCTGCCGGACTTCTTCTCGGCCCGCTACCCGAGCGAGCTTACCCGGGGGACCAGCACGGTCATAGTCCTGGCGTCGATGATCCTGTATCTGACCGCGGTCCTGCTCGGGGTCAACATTGTCCTGGGGATAGTGTTCGGATGGGGCACCATCGTCTCGCTCCTGGTAACTATCGGGCTAGTCACGACGTTTACCCTGCTGGGCGGGATGCGGGGCGTGGTAATCACCGATACCGTAATGTTCGTGGTCTTCTTTCTCGCCGCGGTTGCCCTGGCGCCGTTTATCTTGTCCGCTGCCGGTGGCTGGCCCGGGGCCTTTCAGACGGCGTCCGTGGAGCTGCCCCAGTTTGTCCGCTGGCGGGGAGCGTATGGGACTCTTGAGGCAGTTTCCCTGTTTATCGAGCTGGGCATCGTGGGGCTGGTTCTCGTGACGGCCTCGCCCCCGATGATCAGCCGGGCGTACATCGCGCGAAGCGAGAAGAGCCTGGCACGCGGCATGATCTACCTGGCGCTCCTGCTCCCGATATTCGGCTACTGTTTCATCTACATCTTCGGTCTTATGCCTCTGGTGAATCCCGACCTCGACCCGGAGAACGCTTTCCCGTGGGCGGCGACGAACCTGGTTCCCAGCCTGTTGGGCGCCGTAGCCCTGGCCGGCATCGTGGCCGCGGTGTTGTCCACCGCCTCCAGCCTGTTCCAGCAGGCGGCAGCGACGCTGAGCCGGGACATCTATCAGCGCTATCTCAATCCTGGCGTCTCCGACACGAAGCTACTCGTCATCTCCCGGCTCTGCGTTCTGCTCGTGGCGGTGGTGGTTTTCGTGGTCACGGCGCGACCGGAGATCGGGTCTTTCGGCGTGCTCTACGGTTACCTGTTCGCCGCTGCTTTCTGGGCCGCCTGGCTCCCGGCGCTGTACGCTGGCGTGATGTGGCGGGGGGCGACCACCGCTGCCGCGGCTTGGTCCATGATCGGGGGTGGCGTGATCGCCCTACTGGTCGGTATCGGGAGGGTCTACGAGGTGACGCCCCAATGGCTGCCGCCCAGCGTGTGCGCGCTCCTGGGCGCCGCGGTGATCCTCATAGCTATCTCTATGAGCACCCGGAGCTCGGAGCAGGAGATCGAGGTGTACGAGAGGATGCGCAAACCAGAACGCCTGGAAGATACTCCAGAGGAGGCAGGAGCCGATGCGCGGAGCTAA
- a CDS encoding 8-oxoguanine deaminase, with the protein MTSPGATIIENCAVATVDDAGTEYDSGHVVVEEGRIVAVGEGRAPESYAGARRMDGEGCLATPGLVNCHHHLYQWATRGLAQQATLFEWLEDLYPAWAGLDPEIQRAAARAGLLALLTSGCSTTTDHHYVFPRDGGDLLAVEVEAARELGVRFHPCRGSMDLGRSDGGLPPDEVTEDRDAILAASDDAISRFHDPSPGSMLRVALAPCSPFSVTRGLMSETADLARSRGVRLHTHLAETADEEAFCREVYGVRPVQYLEDLGWLGDDVWLAHCIHLDDQEVSRFGHTGTGVAHCPSSNARLGAGIAPVAGLVDAGAPVGLGVDGSASNESGELAPEMRQALLFARLAGGPRAMTARQALSLATIHGARCLGREGEIGSLEPGKLADVALWRLGGPDYAGIADPVAALVFGPARPVEHLLVDGEPVVQDGRPTMADPDEVARDSLAASRSIRGKWERMA; encoded by the coding sequence TTGACCTCTCCCGGCGCCACGATCATAGAGAACTGCGCCGTCGCAACCGTCGACGATGCCGGCACGGAGTACGACTCCGGCCACGTGGTCGTGGAGGAGGGGCGCATAGTAGCCGTCGGCGAGGGCCGGGCGCCGGAGTCTTACGCCGGGGCGCGCCGCATGGACGGCGAGGGATGCCTTGCCACGCCCGGCCTGGTGAACTGCCACCATCACCTCTACCAGTGGGCCACCCGCGGCCTCGCCCAGCAGGCGACGCTCTTCGAGTGGCTGGAGGACTTGTACCCGGCCTGGGCCGGCCTGGACCCAGAGATACAGCGGGCCGCCGCCCGCGCCGGACTGCTAGCCCTGCTGACCTCCGGCTGCTCCACCACCACCGACCACCATTACGTGTTCCCGCGCGACGGGGGAGACCTGCTCGCGGTGGAGGTGGAGGCCGCCCGGGAGCTCGGTGTCCGCTTCCATCCGTGCCGGGGCTCGATGGACCTCGGGCGCTCGGACGGCGGCCTGCCGCCCGACGAGGTTACGGAGGACCGCGACGCCATCCTGGCCGCCAGCGACGACGCCATAAGCCGCTTCCACGACCCCTCTCCGGGCTCCATGCTCCGGGTCGCGCTGGCGCCGTGCTCCCCGTTCTCGGTGACGCGCGGGCTGATGTCCGAGACGGCGGACCTCGCCCGCAGCCGGGGCGTTCGACTCCACACCCACCTCGCGGAGACGGCGGACGAGGAGGCTTTCTGCCGCGAGGTGTACGGCGTGCGGCCCGTACAGTACCTGGAGGATCTCGGCTGGCTCGGGGACGACGTGTGGCTCGCCCACTGCATACACCTGGACGATCAGGAGGTCTCCCGCTTCGGCCACACCGGCACCGGCGTCGCCCACTGCCCGAGCTCCAACGCCCGCCTCGGGGCCGGGATAGCGCCGGTCGCCGGGCTCGTGGACGCGGGTGCTCCGGTCGGTCTCGGCGTAGACGGCTCGGCCTCCAACGAGAGCGGGGAGCTTGCGCCCGAGATGCGACAGGCGCTCCTCTTCGCCCGGCTTGCGGGAGGACCTCGGGCGATGACCGCGCGCCAGGCCCTAAGCCTCGCGACCATCCACGGGGCGCGATGCCTGGGACGGGAGGGCGAGATCGGCTCCCTGGAGCCCGGCAAGCTCGCCGACGTCGCCCTGTGGCGCCTCGGCGGCCCCGATTACGCGGGCATCGCCGACCCGGTCGCCGCCCTCGTCTTCGGCCCGGCCCGCCCGGTCGAGCACCTGCTGGTAGACGGTGAGCCGGTAGTACAGGACGGGAGGCCGACGATGGCCGACCCGGACGAGGTGGCCCGGGATAGCCTCGCCGCGAGCCGTAGTATCAGGGGGAAGTGGGAGAGGATGGCCTAG
- a CDS encoding (2Fe-2S)-binding protein, whose product MRLDLKLNGERREADGLWEGESLLYALRERFSLPGSKNACEQGECGSCSVYLDGELVCSCLVLAGQAADSEVVTVEGLGTEESLHPLQEAFIETGAVQCGFCTPGLIVASHELLGRNPEPADAEIREALAGNLCRCTGYEKILDAVRLAAVRLQERGNTA is encoded by the coding sequence ATGCGGCTTGATCTCAAGCTAAACGGCGAGCGCCGCGAGGCGGATGGTCTCTGGGAGGGGGAGAGCCTCCTGTACGCGCTGCGCGAGAGGTTCTCGCTTCCGGGCTCGAAGAACGCATGCGAGCAGGGCGAGTGCGGCTCGTGCTCGGTGTACTTGGACGGCGAGCTGGTGTGCTCGTGCCTTGTGCTGGCTGGACAGGCTGCGGACAGTGAGGTGGTCACCGTTGAAGGTCTCGGGACCGAGGAGAGCCTCCACCCGCTGCAGGAGGCCTTCATCGAGACCGGGGCCGTGCAGTGCGGCTTTTGCACGCCGGGCCTGATCGTGGCCTCCCACGAGCTGCTCGGACGCAACCCCGAGCCCGCCGACGCCGAGATCCGGGAGGCCCTGGCTGGCAACCTCTGTCGCTGCACGGGCTACGAGAAGATCCTGGACGCCGTCCGCCTCGCGGCGGTGCGCCTGCAAGAGCGCGGGAATACCGCTTGA
- a CDS encoding FAD binding domain-containing protein has translation MEFFRARELEEAVEYRAAHPGCKSIFGGTDVMVELNFDRSRPESVLDLTGVEWISEWERVDGRLRVGAGVSYSRIISELGGLLPGLAMASRTVGSPQIRNRGTVGGNLGSASPAGDALPPLYAADAEVELVSPRGTRTLPVTDFITGPKRNALEEDELISAFYLPEARGPQQYSKIGPRNAMVIAVCACGLSLDAGNEKVTACLGSAGPTPLRAHEAERFMEGVMREEGLWESREPIREAALVRFGDLVADAARPITDVRATEAYRRHAVGVLGRRALGWAWEEYGKGDAYAA, from the coding sequence GTGGAGTTTTTCAGGGCCCGGGAGCTAGAGGAAGCGGTCGAGTACAGGGCCGCCCACCCCGGCTGTAAGTCCATCTTCGGCGGCACGGACGTGATGGTCGAGCTCAACTTCGACCGCTCCCGACCGGAGTCGGTGCTGGACCTTACGGGGGTGGAGTGGATCTCGGAGTGGGAGCGGGTGGACGGCCGCCTGCGAGTCGGCGCCGGGGTGAGCTACTCGCGCATTATTAGCGAGCTCGGCGGCCTGTTGCCGGGGCTCGCGATGGCCTCGCGCACCGTGGGGTCGCCCCAGATCCGCAACCGCGGCACCGTCGGGGGGAACCTGGGCAGCGCCTCCCCGGCGGGCGACGCCCTGCCGCCCCTGTACGCCGCCGACGCGGAGGTGGAGCTGGTCTCGCCCAGGGGTACCCGGACGCTGCCGGTGACGGACTTCATCACCGGCCCCAAGCGGAACGCCCTGGAGGAGGACGAGCTGATAAGCGCCTTCTATCTGCCCGAGGCCAGAGGACCGCAGCAGTACTCCAAGATCGGGCCCCGCAACGCGATGGTCATCGCCGTCTGCGCCTGCGGACTCTCCCTGGACGCCGGGAACGAGAAGGTCACCGCGTGTCTGGGCTCCGCCGGTCCCACGCCGCTCCGGGCGCACGAGGCGGAGAGGTTCATGGAGGGGGTCATGCGGGAGGAAGGGCTGTGGGAGAGCCGCGAGCCCATAAGAGAGGCGGCGCTCGTGAGGTTCGGGGATCTCGTGGCGGACGCCGCCCGGCCCATCACCGACGTGAGGGCCACCGAGGCTTACCGCCGTCACGCGGTGGGAGTGCTCGGCAGGCGGGCCCTGGGCTGGGCCTGGGAGGAATACGGGAAAGGAGACGCTTATGCGGCTTGA
- the pucD gene encoding xanthine dehydrogenase subunit D has protein sequence MIQSETVPQTPTRELPGSPTSRPGRVGESTTRPDGTPKVTGSFEYSSDLWMDGMLWGATLRSLHPHANIWSIDTTEAESVPGVYAVLTHEDVPGRKVYGMEVPDQPVLAWERIRYQGEAVAIVAADHPETARRAADKIRVDYEVLEPLADAEEAMQEAAPSLHPSGNVLRHIHQVHGDVESAEADVVVTGEYEVGMQDQAFLGPESGLAVPDGAGGVDLYISTQWLHIDRDQLAESLGLSPDEVRLTLSGVGGAFGGREDLSMQAHACLLALHTERPVKLVYNREESFYGHVHRHPGKLQYEHGATSEGELVYVKARIVLDGGAYASSSKAVCSNAASFACGPYRVPNALVDSYLAYTNNPPCGAMRGFGAVQVCFAHESQMDRLAAALEMDPVEVRVKNAVRPGDRFTWGQEVPYPAPVTEILEKVKEMPLPDEQPLMGRDLRELPGGVSNVTHGEGVRRGVGYAVGYKNIGFSEGFDDYSTARVILSVEDGEPVVGVHTAAAEVGQGLVMVEAQIARTELGVEKVAVLPADTRVGSAGSSSASRQTYMTGGAVKKACEAVRGRVLSRAGEELGLDPEDLAIEGGDVVSGGEVVITLDELLGGQEIEETIEFHHRETFPFDENGQGEAHLHFAYAAHRAVVEVDTELGLVRVVEIATAQDVGKAMNPQALQGQIEGGIAQGLGLALMEEIQVKDGKILNASFTDYLMPTILDMPSIRAEILELADPEAPYGLKGVGEPPTIASTPAVVAAIRDATGMEIPRIPVGPEQIVNISGSPVDRELGPDEGSSADTGRR, from the coding sequence ATGATCCAGTCGGAAACCGTGCCGCAGACCCCGACGCGGGAGTTACCCGGCTCTCCGACCTCCAGGCCCGGCCGGGTGGGTGAGTCCACTACCCGCCCGGATGGGACGCCGAAGGTCACGGGCAGCTTCGAGTACTCCTCGGATTTGTGGATGGACGGCATGCTCTGGGGCGCGACGCTGCGCAGCCTGCACCCGCACGCAAACATCTGGTCCATCGACACCACAGAGGCCGAGTCGGTGCCGGGGGTGTACGCGGTGCTCACCCACGAGGACGTGCCGGGCCGCAAGGTATACGGGATGGAGGTGCCCGACCAGCCGGTCCTGGCGTGGGAGAGGATCCGTTATCAGGGCGAGGCGGTCGCCATAGTGGCCGCAGATCACCCCGAGACCGCCCGCCGCGCCGCAGACAAGATACGGGTGGACTACGAGGTGCTGGAGCCCCTGGCCGACGCAGAGGAGGCCATGCAGGAGGCTGCCCCGAGCCTGCATCCTTCGGGCAACGTGCTGCGTCACATCCACCAGGTGCACGGCGACGTGGAGTCTGCTGAGGCCGACGTGGTGGTTACCGGCGAGTACGAGGTGGGGATGCAGGATCAGGCATTCCTCGGACCCGAGTCCGGCCTGGCCGTCCCGGACGGAGCCGGGGGCGTGGACCTGTACATCTCGACGCAGTGGCTGCACATAGACCGAGACCAGCTCGCCGAGAGCCTCGGCCTCTCGCCGGATGAGGTCCGGCTCACGCTCTCCGGCGTGGGCGGCGCCTTCGGCGGCCGCGAGGACCTCTCGATGCAGGCCCACGCCTGTCTACTGGCGCTGCACACCGAGCGGCCGGTGAAGCTGGTCTACAACCGCGAGGAGTCCTTCTACGGCCACGTACACCGCCATCCGGGCAAGCTCCAGTACGAGCACGGCGCCACAAGCGAGGGCGAGCTGGTGTACGTCAAGGCCCGGATCGTCTTGGACGGCGGCGCCTACGCCTCGAGCTCGAAGGCCGTGTGCTCCAACGCCGCCAGCTTCGCCTGCGGCCCGTACCGGGTGCCGAACGCCCTCGTGGATAGCTACCTAGCGTACACCAACAACCCGCCCTGCGGCGCGATGCGGGGCTTCGGGGCGGTGCAGGTGTGCTTCGCCCACGAGTCGCAGATGGACAGGCTCGCCGCCGCGCTGGAGATGGACCCGGTGGAGGTGCGCGTAAAGAACGCCGTCCGGCCCGGAGACCGCTTTACCTGGGGCCAGGAGGTGCCATACCCGGCGCCGGTGACCGAGATCCTGGAGAAGGTAAAGGAGATGCCGCTGCCCGACGAGCAGCCGTTGATGGGCCGGGACCTGCGCGAGCTGCCGGGCGGGGTCTCCAACGTCACCCACGGCGAGGGGGTGAGGCGCGGCGTCGGCTACGCCGTGGGATACAAGAATATCGGGTTCTCCGAAGGCTTCGACGACTACTCCACGGCGCGCGTGATCCTCTCGGTAGAGGACGGCGAGCCCGTGGTCGGGGTCCACACCGCCGCGGCGGAGGTCGGCCAGGGCCTCGTGATGGTCGAGGCCCAGATCGCCCGCACCGAGCTCGGCGTCGAAAAGGTCGCCGTTCTGCCGGCGGACACGCGGGTCGGCTCCGCCGGCTCCTCCTCCGCCTCCCGTCAGACTTACATGACCGGCGGCGCCGTCAAGAAGGCCTGCGAGGCCGTGCGTGGCCGAGTCCTCTCCCGCGCGGGCGAGGAGCTCGGGCTGGACCCGGAGGACCTCGCAATAGAGGGCGGAGATGTCGTGAGTGGCGGGGAGGTCGTGATCACGCTGGACGAGCTTCTGGGTGGGCAGGAGATCGAGGAGACCATCGAGTTTCACCACCGGGAGACCTTCCCCTTCGACGAGAACGGTCAGGGAGAGGCACACCTGCACTTCGCCTACGCCGCCCACCGCGCGGTCGTGGAGGTGGACACCGAGCTCGGGCTGGTGCGGGTCGTGGAGATCGCCACCGCCCAGGACGTGGGCAAGGCGATGAACCCGCAGGCCTTGCAGGGCCAGATCGAGGGCGGCATCGCCCAGGGTCTCGGGCTCGCGTTGATGGAGGAGATACAGGTAAAGGACGGCAAGATCCTCAACGCCTCCTTCACCGACTACCTGATGCCGACCATCCTGGACATGCCCTCCATCCGGGCGGAGATCCTGGAGCTCGCCGACCCCGAGGCCCCCTACGGCCTCAAGGGAGTAGGGGAGCCGCCGACCATTGCCTCCACCCCGGCGGTCGTGGCCGCTATACGCGACGCCACCGGGATGGAGATACCGCGGATACCCGTGGGGCCGGAGCAGATAGTGAACATATCGGGGAGCCCCGTGGATCGCGAGCTGGGGCCGGACGAGGGCTCCAGCGCGGACACCGGGCGCCGGTAG
- a CDS encoding rhodanese-like domain-containing protein — translation MAKTYEDLVAEARENAGQTDVDEVKRALDSGEEITIVDVREPAEYDEGHLPGAIHVPRGLLEYRASTDLPDKNRRMVTHCALGGRGALAASTLTEMGYTNVANMQGGINGWREQGYEVES, via the coding sequence TTGGCGAAGACCTACGAGGACCTGGTGGCCGAAGCCCGCGAGAATGCCGGTCAGACCGACGTGGACGAGGTAAAGCGGGCCCTGGACTCCGGCGAGGAGATCACGATAGTAGACGTGCGCGAGCCCGCCGAGTACGACGAGGGGCATCTGCCGGGCGCGATCCACGTGCCGCGGGGCCTGCTGGAGTACCGGGCATCTACAGACCTCCCGGACAAGAACCGGCGTATGGTAACCCACTGTGCCCTGGGAGGCCGTGGAGCCCTGGCCGCCAGCACCCTCACGGAGATGGGTTACACGAACGTCGCAAACATGCAGGGCGGCATAAACGGCTGGCGCGAGCAGGGATACGAGGTAGAGAGCTAG